In Electrophorus electricus isolate fEleEle1 chromosome 12, fEleEle1.pri, whole genome shotgun sequence, a single window of DNA contains:
- the sh2d1ab gene encoding SH2 domain-containing protein 1A has protein sequence MESLSVYHGAISRETCEKRLGEAGRDGSYLIRDSESVPGAYCLCVLCNGYVYTYRVQQYSGSWSAETAPGHQKRLFRKVKNLISAFEKPDQGIAVPLIYPVTVQNRSSSLATS, from the exons ATGGAATCGCTATCTGTTTATCATGGGGCCATCAGTCGAGAGACATGTGAGAAGCGTTTAGGAGAGGCAGGCCGTGATGGCAGCTACTTAATCCGAGACAGCGAGAGTGTGCCCGGGGCATACTGCCTCTGTGTTCT GTGCAATGGCTACGTCTACACTTACCGGGTACAGCAGTACAGTGGCTCCTGGTCAGCTGAG ACAGCGCCTGGTCATCAGAAACGCTTGTTCCGAAAAGTCAAGAACTTGATTAGTGCCTTCGAGAAACCAGACCAAGGCATCGCCGTTCCTCTTATTTACCCAGTCACTGTTCAGAATCGTAGCAGCAGTTTAGCAACGTCCTAG